CCCACCTTGTTTCTCCATTTCCAtagtttcccttctgtctgtcatgcccctgtcctcagtgttcccacctgtgtctcgtttcacttccctgtttcagtgtatttaacaTATGATTTTGCATGATGGCACTACTACAGTAGCCCTTTGTACACAAGCCCATCCAACAAAGCTAGCTTGTTTCTGGAGTCCCAGTAAGGCTGAACTCGAACTAGAACTACACATCTGTGGTCCGGCCATCCGTACTGAATTATCTGTTGAAGTGGACCTAATTCTTCTTTTGTACATTCTTGAAGTTCAGCATACTTCTGATCACTGATAGAGATATAGCTGATTATGgtgacattgaagagagttcgggaaccgaggcagaaactgtttAATCCAGAAATCCCGAGgggggaaactttattttccacgcaactcaaacaatagcactgttttctccccctcccctggcgcgcgcaggcaccgctcccccagtgtcacttaaagggctaaaactccccgagtggccaagtgcctgtctgttagggaattcgctgcgaggagtagtagtcgctacaacaTACTCTAAATCATTCAACTCCGGCTCACTCACTGCAAGCTGTGCCCTGAAAAATGTGTCAGGAAGTTCCATGTCTTTCCCTTTTCTATACTTCACTGAGATGTCATACCACTGAAGACGCAGACGCATTCGCTGTATGTGCATTGACAGAAGTGATTTCTTGAAGATGTATTTGAGTGGTTTGTGATCATTAAAGACTgttacatccatccatccatacatTGCCTCTTTATCTGGGTTCGggtcgcgggggcagtagcctaagcaaagaggcccaggtttccctctccccagccacatCTTCTAGCTCCTCTGGGACAGCTGAgatatataatctctccagtgtgtcctTGGTCTTCCCCCGGGTCTCCTCCAagttggacatgcctggagcGCGTCCCTAGGGAGGCGCCCAGGTGGCATCTggaccagatgcccgaaccacctcaactggctcctctctacgtggaggagcagcgactctactccGAGCCTCTCCCGGATGACCGTGCTCCATACCTTATCTATAAGGGAGAGCCCGGACACCCTGCAGAGAAAACTCATTTCGGCCACTTGTATTTGcaatctcattctttcggtcactacccagagctcgtgaccaACAGTCCGGTACAGCGTCCGCAAAACTGAAGCCACAGCACCTGTCAATCTTTCATTCAATACTTCCCTCACTCTtgaacaagaacccgagatacttgaactTCTGCACTTGAGGCAAAGACTCATTCCCGACCCAGAGTGGGCATTCCACCCTTGTCCGACTGAataccatggtctcagttttagaggtgctgattctcatctcGGCCGCCTCACACTCGGCTACAAACTGATCTAGCAAGGGCTGTAGGCTGATCTAGCAAGGGCTCTACCACTCCCACATGTGGTGGGCCCATGGAAGAGTGGacctatgtatttccttcaggctATGCTCGGCTGGCCCCATTGGTGGAGACACCAGGCACTCGCCaaggagcccctcccccagaccTGGCACCAGGGTGAGGCCTCGGTAAGGGTATCCAGGTCCTGTAATTGCCTAATTCCATAGGGGTTTTTGGATCCCTCTTTGTCTGACCCATCACCTAAGACCAATTTGCCTTGGTAGACCCTACCAGGAGCATTGCCCTCGACAACCTAGCTCCAAGGATCATGTAGGCACGCAAACCCCTCCACCACGATAAGGTGGTGATCCATGGAGGAATAGTTCCAGAGAGAAAACACTAAAGAAAACATTATGCAGAACAGCTTGGCGCAcacaaattaaagaaagcaaatcacacctacaccacagcaAACAAAATcgataaaaataaaaaccaaatgCACTTAatgaaatacaaaatacaaaataaaataaaaaaacaccaaaCCAAGAAATGTAAAACTATTTAACAGACAGAACAACCAACAGACAGAACTTTCTCCTGATTCAAACCTATGGTTATTTGGACTTCCCAATAACTACTACTGCCTATTTCCAATCGGTGGACTTGAATCCTTTGATATCTGCTGTGTTCGCGTCACCCTGTCTTCAATCCAGCTCCTGTGCTGGCTCCCTCACCTCACTGCTGTGTTGGGAACTTGAGTTTCGGCTGTAGACTATGAATCCTGCCGCGTTTCTGCTCTTAGTCGTCTGCCTTATTGGATCTGGGGATGTAGTCTCAGCTTTCCATGGGACGGATGGGCAAGATTGTAGGATTGTATACACATCCGACGATTTGCGCTCTCTCCGCTCGCATTACCGTCTGGACTCGGACatatacaactactgccgctCTGTCGGACTTAATCGCTGACCGCGCTACATACACCGATCAAGTAAAACTCGACCTAGGCTGCTCCAGCTATCAGCCTGTATCCCAGTTGTTTGGACAAATGGCCATGGCTACAGGAAATATAAACACAGCCGTGGAGTCGACACTAGCGTTTTGCGCCCTGTCCCACAAGCTACTATCTCATCCCAATCCTCCGATTCATCTGGTCTGTTTAATCTAGCTTTATTTAACTGCCGTTCGCTCACAAACAAAGCTACTCTACTAAACGACTTAATTGAACATAAGCAACTGGATATGCTGTTTCTCACGGAGACTTGGCAGACACAGGGGGACTTTATGctcctaaatgaagcttctcctcCTGGATTTACATACTTTTATTCGCCTAGACTAACAGGTAGAGGTGGCGGGTTAGCTGTCATTTTCAACAAGAAGGTGAGACTAACTCTGCTTAAACTACATGAAGTCTTTGCGTTGGAATATATGGCTTTAAAGGTGTCTGGCTTGTCCACTGTGATTTTACTGTTGATATATCGCCCACCTAAACTGTCCACTGCTGACTTTTTATCTGAACTTGGTGAACTTCTTACCATCGCTAGCTCCAAGTCTCCATCTCTGGTCCTACTCGGAGACTTTAATATCCATATGGACACTGTTTCATCTTTATCCACTGAATTTTTATCTCTGCTCAAATGTTTTGATTTAACTCAGCATGTAGATTTTCCCACGCATAATCAGGGCCATATTCTTGATTTAATTTGTTCTGTTGGATGTACTGTTAATAACATCTCTGGTACTGGCTTGGGTATATCTGACCACAAAGTTATCACTGCTGGCCCTCTGCCTGCCTATACCTAAGACCCCCTCTAAAATGACAATATCCTTTCATAATCTTTCTGCTGTTGATACTCTCGTCTTCTCCAAACATCTCAAATCTTCTTTATTCCCTTCGATTTGTAACATATCTAACGTTGAGGATGCTGTCTCTTTGTATAATGATTCCGTCTCTGCCATCCTCAATACACTCGCTCCACTTAAGACGAGGACTGTACCATCCACGCACACCTCTCCCTGGTTCACCCCTGAACTACACACACTGAAATCGACCGGCAGGCGCCTTGAGCGTCTCTATAAAAAAACAGGTCTTCAAGTTCACGCTATGGCCTTTGCTGAACATATGCTCACCTACAAATCTGCACTACAATCTGCCCGTTCTCTGTACTACTCCAACCTTATACACGGCTCCAGTCATGACCCTAAACATCTCTTCTCTATTGTCAACAAAATTTCTTGCCCTCctactcacacagtctcatccTCTCCTGAAATCTGTACTTCTTTTCTCAACCATTTCCAAGATAAAATTACTTCCATAAACAAAGGTTTTCCTAGTTCACCCTCCCCtgacttctctttctctcctcccagtCCTATTAACACTCTGTTTTCTCATTTCTCTCCGGTTTCTGTCAGCAACACTGCCGAAATAATTTCTAAGTCCAAATCCTCATCCAGTCAACTTGACCCCGCCCCAACTTCACTCCTAAAGCTCTGTCTCTCGGACATAAGTACTCCTATAACACATAtcattaatctctctctctccactggtTATGTTCCCTGTTCTCTTAAAACGGCTGCCATTACTCCTGTTATTAAAAAACCTTCTCTTGATAGTTCTGACGTACAATCCTACAGACCGATTTCCAATCTACCTTTTATTTCTAAAGTTCTTGAGAGAGCTGTCGCCATACAGTTACAGGCTTTTCTCACCACCAACAATCTCTTTGAGACATTCCAGTCTGGATTTCGTCCCTTACACAGCACTGAGACTGCTCTTCTCAGTGTTTTGAATAACCTGCTCCTGTCCTCTGACTCTGGGCGTGCATCTGTCATTCTTCTCCTTGATTTAACTGCTGCTTTTGATACAGTTAATCACTAAATACTCCTCTCACGTCTCTCCAGTTTTGGTCTGTCTGGCACTGTGCTCTCTTGGTTTTCATCCTACCTTACTAACAGATCTCAGTTTGTCAGTATAGGAAAGCACAAATCCATTTCTGTCCCAGTCACCCAGGGAGTACCACAGGGTTCCGTTCTTGGTCCCCTACTATTCATTACATACTTACTTCCTCTTGGTAACATTATTCACTCCTTCAACATCAACTATCACTTTTATGCGGATGACACACAGCTGTATCTGGATCTCCACCCTTCTGACTCTTTCCCTCCTACCACACTGCTGTCCTGCATCCAGGAGATAACTCACTGGTTAAACAATAACTTCCTCAAACTAAATCCTACTAAAACTGAGTTCATGATCATCGGCACCAAGTCAGCCATCTCTGCCCTCTCCAACTGTAGTCTATCTGTTGATAATATCCAGGTTGCCCAGTCTTCTGTTGTGTGTAACCTAGGCGTTTCATTCGactcctctctcactttcaTCCCACACATAAACTCTATCCGTAAATCTGCTTTTTTCCATCTCCGCAAAATTGCCAGGCTCCGCCCCATACTTTCACTAAAAGATGCCGAAACCCTGGTACATGCATTTATCACTTCCAGactagattactgtaactcccTGCTTTATGGTCTACCTGCTAAATCACTTCGCCCCCTACAACAGATACAAAAttctgcagccagagttctaaTGTCCACAAAGAAATCTGCACACATCACTCCTATCCTCCATcagttacactggcttcctatcTCTGAACGCATCCACTATAAAATCCTACTCCTAACATTCAAATCTCTGCATGGTCTTGCACCCTCCTATCTCTCCAACTTTCTCCACCTTCATATCTCATCACgtcagctcaggtcctctaaCCTAGGTTTGCTCTCTGTCCCACGACACAGACTCTCTACTATGGGTGGCAGATCAttcagtgttgctgcccccACCCTCTGGAATTCGTTACCTCCCTCTATTCgctcctctgactctctctaCTTTCAAAACTCAACTCAAGACTTTCCTCTTTTCTCAATATTTCCGCTCTTTCTAAGCCCTGTATTTTTCCCCTTTCATTTGTGTACAGCGACCTTGGGTttgagaaaggcgctatataaaataaacatattattattattattattattaataacaaaAAAGACGACATAAACAATCAGCCctaaacaaaacagcagcaccGCTGGGAACTGGAACAAACAAAGCTTAATTGTTAAGACCAGTATAAAACGCTGTAGTCTTCTTCCCCCCTACGATGAGTATCAGTCCACAGACCCAGCAGTTATTGCAATTTCCCTTGACGCAGCACAGCCACTTAACAGGGAAAATAGTCATTAAAATCTGCTCTCCTTGCATCTGCAATGTTGGATAATGGGATTCCATTAGCGGCAGAGGAACCGCCTTGTGCCTGATCAGGTGATCATGATACAAGCGAACTGAACTTGCACCTAAATGAAAGAATTTACAACTAACTCAGTCTCTGTGGCCAATAAGTCTGTCCCAAAAGAGAATATGATCTGTTTGTGTTAAGGTAGTCTTATACTACCCAGTTACCAACCCATGACGACAAGCTCTCATTCCAACAGGGGGGAGGGAGCAGATTCGAAACCATTCAAATAGCCGCACTGCTACCTACTCAAACCAAAATTCATATTACTTTGAATATGGACTGTTACTACTCACCAGGGAAGAGCAATATCTGGATTTTTTAAAGTAGAATTTTAATGCAGGGTTCATGAATCTTACGGAGATGAACCATTCCAGTGCCTGCCATGGGTTTTCCTGTACAGAGAGATCTGTATCTACTGCAGTATATGTGTTATTGTATGTGTCTGCAGCAGCTGTTGTTCTGCTAACAGTATGTGGGAATCTGCTCATCATCATCTCTGTGTGTCACTTCAAGAAGCTCCATACACCGACAAACATGCTCATCCTCTCTCTGGCTGTGTCAGACTTTTTTGTTGGAGGGCTTGTGATCCCTGTATCATTAATTTGGATGATCGAGTCATGTTGGATTTTTAGTTCAATTTActgtttattttatattttaatatccTATTTTCTCACAACCACATCAATATTTAATGTTGCACTCATTGCTGTTGATCGGTATTTTGCTCTCTCTAAGCCATTTCTGTACAATAGTACAGTCTCTCTCAGCACAATGTGTATTGTAGTAATGTGTAACTGGTTTGCATTGCTTCTTTATAATATTGCACTTCAGTACTTTAATGGACACTTCACAAGTCTGGTAATGTGTCCTGGAGACTGCTTCTTGGTTTTGGATGAGGTCTGGTCTCTAGTTGATCTTCTTTTGACTTTTGTTTTTCCACTTGCTGTAATAATTATTTTGTATgttcaaattttttttattgccaAGAAACATGCCATTGCTATTAGGACTCAGACCTCAAAAAACATGTCAGATTCAATGAAATCTGAGAGAAAGGCAGCAAAAGTGCTTGGCATattagtgtctgtgtttgtggcctgTTTAATGCCATACTTTGTTTACAGCATATTAGGAAATGTTGTAAAAATAGAAGTAGAATCATTTCAGAAAGTTCTGATGATGGTTTATCTTAATTCTACCATGAACCCAGTTATTTATGCATTATTCTACCCATGGTTTAGGAGGTGTGTTGAGCTAATTTTAACTCTTAAAATATTTAGCACTGATTCTGCATTTATTAATGTTCTTTGATGACAGAAACAAACATTATAGATGTCATGGTTCTTGAGGGTTTTGTGTACTTATTTTATAAATTAATTTATTCGCAATTTGCATTGTGTAAGTTTGTATCAGACTCAAATTATAAACCGTCCAAATTTCTTAGATATccaaaagaatgaaaaataaattggACAGTGTGGATTGGTAAGTTGATTAGTAAGggaatatagttatagttcaaTTTTAAATGCTGAGTGCTTATTTAATATTAGTAGCCTATAATCAGCAGTTGAGTGTTGGATGCCTCAGTGAGAAGGACAGCTTAATTACCTTTCTTGCCAATCAGAGCAATGCTTATTTTCTGCAGGTCTCTGTCATGTTACCAGAAACAGAACCCAGTCATTCAAGCATGTTTAGCTGTTCTGTAACAATGTCAGAAGGCAATTTTAAAAGAAGGGGTGATTTGGCTACACACATAGAAGAAAAATGTCTGAGCAACTCCCCAGTGGTTACTATTATCCAAATATGTCTTTTTTATCATTATATAATGGTTTTTATAACCATTAGAACTGTAATATGTTCACTCATGATTTAGTGTGATATAAATATAAAGATTTACACTATTTTTCAATTTGCAAGACAATATCTTGagcaaaaaagataataaataTTTACTAAGTTGCTTTTGGTTTTAATCATATCAAAATGTAATCACTTTTCTGATAAAAGAGCTGGTATTTTGTCGAGTGCATAGGCAGGAACAGGAGGCTCAGGAGCAGATAAGAACTacacaacaaacaaaagaaCTGGAACCAAAAGAAGCAGATCGCTGTCCTTCCATGaaacaaaatattaaaatacaatAACCTACCCTGACTCCCTAATCCAACAAACAAATCTTATTTCCCAGCTTCAACTAGGGTTCTCATGGGACTGTACTGCTTTTTAATCTTCAATCCAGGAacaattaaatctaaaataaaaacaaaattttcATGAATATTAAACAGAAGATACTTGGAAAGTGTAAATAGCTCTGCATCTTTTAATATTTCAGGATTTCCAAGAGTCATTGGCTGCATGGAGAGGACCCACATCCCAATTAAAGCACCTGCAGAATATGAAGAGGATTATGTAAACAGAAAACTCTAGTGTAGGTAGTGGTCATCTTAAATGTGGTCATCTTAAATATACTTCCATGAAGACTGTGATGCTACAAACATAGTTACAAATCTCGAAGGCAAGCGGGCTGGCTCTGTACATGATGCAAAGATGTTTTGTGAGTCTGCACCAATCAATAAATATGAACAATATGAGAAACGTTTACTGTGGTTCCCATTCAGTGTATGGTTCATTGTTACATTGTTACATTAGTCTAACATTTTAAATACACACCAACCCCATATAACACAACTCCACAAAATGAGTATATCATTAGTATGGGCTTATGCCGAAATTACAAACAAAAAATCGAATTTTCCCAAGCTAACTTCCCTACAAAAGaagaaataacaaaataaacaaaattcaATCTTCCATAACTCCCCATCATTtcacaaaaacaggagaaaaggAAGATGCAAATCCATAGGTATCCACCCCAACAAAATACAAACGACAAAATGAGTAAATGAAGACCCATGTAAACTA
The window above is part of the Brachyhypopomus gauderio isolate BG-103 chromosome 9, BGAUD_0.2, whole genome shotgun sequence genome. Proteins encoded here:
- the LOC143522452 gene encoding trace amine-associated receptor 8a-like, yielding MNLTEMNHSSACHGFSCTERSVSTAVYVLLYVSAAAVVLLTVCGNLLIIISVCHFKKLHTPTNMLILSLAVSDFFVGGLVIPVSLIWMIESCWIFSSIYCLFYILISYFLTTTSIFNVALIAVDRYFALSKPFLYNSTVSLSTMCIVVMCNWFALLLYNIALQYFNGHFTSLVMCPGDCFLVLDEVWSLVDLLLTFVFPLAVIIILYVQIFFIAKKHAIAIRTQTSKNMSDSMKSERKAAKVLGILVSVFVACLMPYFVYSILGNVVKIEVESFQKVLMMVYLNSTMNPVIYALFYPWFRRCVELILTLKIFSTDSAFINVL